From Gigantopelta aegis isolate Gae_Host chromosome 11, Gae_host_genome, whole genome shotgun sequence, the proteins below share one genomic window:
- the LOC121385091 gene encoding uncharacterized protein LOC121385091, producing the protein MKRYKFAAADIHNLDETGCKTVKEMAKVKVIAPKQERQVGRVTSAERGTLVTLLCCVNACGNSIPPLFVFPRVNFKKHMLRGAPPGSVGVAHPSGWMTGENFVVFLHHFIKNVRCSKDHPVLIIMDNHDSHTTINALNVAKENGIVLLTFPPHCSHKLQPLDRSVFGPFKHYYTQAANAYMNNHPGSTINIHAIAELVGKAYPIAFTPRNITAGFKVSGIVPFDSNIFNDEEFAPSSVTDHEDAGDVQPAAPDDRDDASDLRPGSSGGRPTAPAEVGPTPSTSAVTIDAVSPLPKAPPRKTTGGRKKGKTQILTDTPVKQAIEADIFKRGSKTEDLGLPKLTLGHSERLKKDDFALVRFQTEKNREIHYTGEVQEIIIVEDDVEYEIMFMRRSSKRSYIFNFPIIDDVSDIEAKDIVAVLPEPVEQGGRYLRFQVDLSPFNKSLA; encoded by the exons ATGAAACGATACAAATTTGCAGCAGCAGATATACACAACTTGGATGAGACTGGCTGCAAAACTGTCAAGGAAATGGCCAAAGTTAAAGTCATTGCACCAAAGCAGGAGAGGCAAGTGGGTAGAGTAACTTCTGCTGAGAGGGGCACACTCGTTACTTTGCTCTGCTGTGTAAATGCATGTGGGAACTCTATTCCGCCTCTCTTTGTATTCCCACGAGTCAACTTCAAGAAACATATGTTACGTGGCGCTCCTCCTGGTAGTGTTGGTGTGGCCCATCCATCTGGTTGGATGACTGGAGAAAACTTTGTGGTATTCCTACATCATTTCATCAAGAATGTCCGCTGTTCCAAAGACCATCCAGTCTTGATCATAATGGACAACCATGACAGCCACACCACAATAAATGCATTGAATGTTGCCAAGGAAAATGGAATCGTGTTACTCACTTTCCCGCCGCATTGCAGCCATAAGTTACAACCGCTGGACCGTAGCGTGTTTGGaccttttaaacattattacacTCAGGCAGCAAATGCTTACATGAACAACCACCCTGGATCTACAATTAACATTCATGCTATTGCAGAATTGGTTGGTAAAGCATACCCGATAGCTTTTACCCCCCGAAACATCACTGCAGGATTTAAAGTTtctggtattgttccatttgaTTCAAATATATTCAATGATGAGGAATTTGCACCATCTTCTGTGACAGACCATGAAGATGCAGGTGATGTTCAGCCAGCAGCTCCCGATGACCGTGACGATGCAAGTGATTTGCGCCCAGGAAGTTCTGGAGGTAGGCCTACTGCTCCAGCAGAAGTAGGCCCAACACCTTCAACATCAGCAGTTACTATCGACGCAGTTTCACCATTACCAAAGGCACCACCCAGAAAGACAACAGGTGGACGAAAAAAGGGCAAAACACAAATCCTAACGGATACTCCTGTGAAACAAGCAATTGAAGctgatatttttaaaagggGTAGTAAAACTG AAGATCTAGGCCTGCCGAAGCTGACCTTGGGGCACAGTGAGCGCCTTAAGAAAGATGACTTTGCACTTGTCAGGTtccaaacagagaaaaacagagAAATTCATTACACTGGTGAGGTCCAGGAAATTATCATTGTTGAAGATGATGTAGAATACGAAATCATGTTTATGAGGCGTTCATCAAAGCGATCTTACATATTCAACTTTCCCATCATAGATGACGTGTCTGATATTGAAGCCAAGGACATTGTGGCAGTCCTACCAGAACCTGTTGAGCAAGGGGGCAGATACTTGAGATTCCAGGTTGATCTTTCACCATTCAACAAGTCACTGGCTTAG